Proteins encoded within one genomic window of Salmo trutta chromosome 11, fSalTru1.1, whole genome shotgun sequence:
- the LOC115202342 gene encoding zinc finger protein 845 isoform X3: MDDDNMESQAYDKWIPVTHVANQNITGESDEQERSQSSGGSKELGLDDFKTEQSPLLVSAEDAAPIKKKYDKRYTCEICGKTENKKARMTSHMRKHTGLPFNCDICGEKFQCQKLLTRHKRSNHYTGIIYSCSVCGKTFMQAASRDTHERGHTGKNYWCSDCGETFKERQERDTHECIVYKGERPFSCSECNKDFERQYHLKQHQLEKHPLMVDQTVEPESKDIEDQQSQFESAESSEAPTRFTCDICGMTIMNKGNINRHMLTHTKKPFSCEICGENFKRKAQFTRHQGKHARVEEKVEKPYSCTVCGMTFVYSKMRINHERKHIGEDYCSDCGKTFKERDTHECIVYKGERPFRCSECNEDFERQYHLKQHQLEKHPLKVDQTVDPEPESKHFEDQQSQLESVESSETEAPTRFTCDICGMIIMNKGNINRHMLIHKKKPFSCDICGENFKRHTCLAKHQGKHSSVEEKIEPYSCSVCGMMFVYPKMRDNHECKHIGEDFWCSGCDKTFKERGDRDMHKCIVYNGDRPFRCSECNEDFERQYHLKRHQLEKHPLKVDQPRPVHDTAMVVQGAQPSNDNDPKADMSTLGGKVPVT; encoded by the exons ATGGATGATGACAACATGGAGTCTCAAG CGTACGACAAGTGGATTCCAGTGACACACGTGGCCAATCAGAATATCACAGGAGAAAGTGACGAGCAAGAGAGAAGTCAATCATCTGGTGGATCCAAAGAGCTTGGACTCGATGACTTCAAAACGGAACAGAGTCCGTTGCTGGTGTCAGCTGAGGATGCCGCACCCATAAAGAAGAAATATGATAAAAGGTACACGTGTGAAATATGTGGAAAGACTGAGAACAAGAAAGCCAGAATGACGAGTCACATGCGAAAGCACACAGGGTTGCCCTTTAACTGCGATATCTGTGGCGAAAAATTCCAGTGTCAGAAATTATTGACCAGACACAAGCGCTCCAATCACTACACAGGGATCATCTACAGCTGCTCTGTGTGCGGAAAAACCTTCATGCAGGCCGCATCTCGCGACACGCATGAGCGTGGTCACACTGGAAAAAACTATTGGTGCTCAGACTGTGGCGAGACGTTCAAGGAGCGCCAGGAACGCGACACACATGAGTGTATTGTTTACAAGGGAGAACGGCCCTTCAGCTGCTCCGAGTGCAACAAGGACTTTGAAAGGCAGTACCATCTCAAACAACACCAGCTGGAAAAACACCCTCTAATGGTAGACCAGACTGTCGAACCTGAGTCCAAGGACATTGAGGACCAACAGAGTCAGTTTGAGTCAGCTGAGAGTTCTGAGGCACCCACGCGTTTCACCTGTGACATATGTGGAATGACTATTATGAATAAAGGCAACATCAACAGACACATGTTAACACACACAAAGAAGCCCTTTAGTTGCGAGATCTGTGGTGAGAATTTTAAGCGCAAAGCCCAATTTACCCGACATCAGGGCAAACATGCGAGAGTTGAGGAGAAAGTAGAAAAACCCTACAGTTGCACTGTGTGCGGAATGACGTTTGTATATTCTAAAATGCGCATCAACCATGAGCGCAAACATATTGGAGAAGACTATTGTTCAGATTGTGGCAAGACGTTCAAGGAGCGCGACACGCACGAGTGCATTGTTTACAAAGGAGAACGGCCCTTCAGATGCTCAGAGTGCAACGAGGACTTTGAAAGGCAGTACCATCTCAAACAACACCAGCTGGAAAAACACCCTCTAAAGGTGGACCAGACTGTCGACCCAGAACCTGAGTCCAAGCACTTTGAGGACCAACAGAGTCAGTTGGAATCAGTGGAGAGTTCTGAGACTGAGGCACCCACGCGTTTCACCTGTGACATATGTGGTATGATTATTATGAATAAAGGCAACATCAACAGACACATGTTAATACACAAAAAGAAGCCCTTTAGTTGTGATATCTGTGGTGAGAATTTTAAGCGCCACACCTGTTTAGCCAAACATCAAGGAAAACACTCGAGTGTTGAGGAGAAAATCGAACCATACAGTTGCTCTGTGTGTGGAATGATGTTTGTATATCCTAAAATGCGTGACAACCATGAATGCAAACACATTGGAGAAGACTTCTGGTGCTCAGGATGTGACAAGACGTTCAAGGAGCGAGGGGATCGCGATATGCACAAGTGCATTGTTTACAATGGAGACCGACCCTTCAGATGCTCAGAGTGCAATGAGGACTTTGAAAGGCAGTACCATCTCAAAAGACACCAGCTGGAAAAACACCCTCTAAAGGTGGACCAGCCACGCCCCGTTCACGATACTGCGATGGTAGTACAGGGAGCACAGCCTTCAAATGACAATGACCCTAAGGCAGATATGAGTACGTTAGGTGGAAAAGTTCCAGTAACATAA